Genomic window (Lutra lutra chromosome 2, mLutLut1.2, whole genome shotgun sequence):
ggaaccctcctacactgttggtgggaatgcatgctggtgcaaccactctggaaaacagcatggaggttcctcaaaaagttgaaaatagagctaccttatgacccagcaattgcactactgggtatttaccctaaatatacaaacgtagtgatccagaggggcatgtgcacccgaatgtttatagcagcaatgtccacaatagccaaactatggaaagatcctagatgtccatcaacagatgaatggataaagaagatgtggtatatatatatatatatatatatatacacatacacacaatggaatactatgcagccatcaaaagaaatgaactcttgccatttatgatgacatggatggaactagagggtattatgcttagccaaataagtcaattggagaaagacaactatcatatgatctctctgatatgaggaagtggagatgcaacgttgggggtttgggggcaggaagggagggagacctgtactctggggctaataatacattgtatgtttataaaaaaaaaattaaaaaaaaaaaaaaaaagaagaagaatcctGGGTTTTTTACTTAAGGGCCCTGTCCCAGAAGAGGAAGCATATGTGCTCATAAGATGAGCAACTgtaggggcgcctgcatggctcagtgggttgggcctctgcctttggctggagtcaggatctccaggtcctgggatgggtcCGCATCcgaccctgcatcgggctctctcctcggcggggagcctgcttcccgcccacccccacccccccacaccgcctgcctctctgcctacttgtgatctctgtcaaataaatgaataaaatcttaaaaaaaaagaaaagagtagacCCAAATGGCTCAGGTTCAAATTCTGACCATAagcttgtgttttgttgttgctgcttttaggatttttatttatttattttacagacagagagagaaatcacaagtaggcagagaggcaggcagagagagggggaagcaggttccccactgagcagagagcccaatgcgggctgcATCTCAGGACccttagaccatgacctgagccacccgggcgccgcCATAAGAGAGGTTTTTAGCCAGTTTTTCATCTATCAGCTTTGCTGTGAGGTTAAGTGAATTAAActaagcacttagaatagtgcgTGGCTGGATATCAGGCTGGACATCAGCCTGTCTGATTTAAACACTAGGGAGGGAAAAttgctttcacttaaaaaaaaaaaaaaacaaagtggaagTAAAAGCCTGGGATGCCCGCACAGAAGAGGTAAGCGAGGTACCCGGGGGAATCCCAAAGGCTgactgggggcggggcggggacgGAAGCTGGGGGCAGTGGGCGTGCGCGCGCCCGCGACAGAGGCCCATCAGTGTGCGCGCGCCCGCCACGGGTCGGTCCCAGTCACGGCCGTAAGGGGGCCAGGCCACGTCGTGAAAGTGCCGCAAACACACCCACCCCCGGCGTCGGCCGCGAGTACCGCTTGTTGGCCAGGCGTAGGTACGGGATCGGCTCCGGGTTCTTTCCCGGAGCGGCTCTGAGGCGTAGATAGTTCCGGAGCACTGTTGACGCGCGGACGGCCGCAGGAACGGTTTAGCCGTCCCCAGGGGCGCGGGCATGAAGAAGTGGCAGGACCCATGCGGCCCTTGGACATCGTCGAGCTGGCGGAGCCCGAGGAGGTGGAAGTGCTGGAGCCGGAGGAGGACTTCGAGCAGTTCCTGCTGCCCGTCATCAACGAGATGCGCGAGGACATCGCGGCCCTCACGCGGGAGCACGGGAGAGCCTACCTGCGGAACAGGAGCAAGCTGTGGGAGATGGACAATATGCTCATCCAGATCAAAACGCaggtggagggacgcctgggtggcccagttggttaagcggctgccttcggctcaggtcatgatcccagcgtcctgggatcgagtcccacatcgggctcctcgctcagcgggagcctgcttctccgtctgcctctgcctgccactctgtctgcctgtgctcactctgacaaataaataaataaaatcttaaaaaaaaaaaaagttaaaaaaactcaGGTGGAGGCCTCGGAGGAGAGCGCCCTCAACCATCTGCAGAACCCCGGCGACGGCGTGGACGGCAGGGCGGCCAAGAGGTGCGAGAAGGCCGAGGAGAAGGCCAAGGAGATCGCGAAGATGGCAGAGATGCTGGTGGAGCTGGTGCGGCGGATAGAGAGAAGCGAGTCGGATAGAGAGAAGCGCGGGCGGTGAGGCGGGGCGGCTGCGGGGCCTGGCCATGCCGCAGCCAGATTCAGTAGCGTCCTGGGTGGTCGTGCTGCTGCAGCAGTGAAGGTGAAGCCTCAGTTTCACTGCATCCGAAATTGGGCAGGGGGAGCAAAGTTGAGGTTGAGAGGAGAATGGGTCCTTGCTACTAGCTGGGACAGGTGCTAGAGCAGATAGTGATTTTTGTGGTTCTTCCTGACTCCGCTGGtaattagagaaaaattagaataacTTGGGGTTTGTCTTTGTGAAACTGAAAAGTCACCTCTGGAGGGACAGTTGCTGGAGGTAGAGCCTCCCGGGCACTGAGGAGGGTGGTGG
Coding sequences:
- the LOC125093518 gene encoding MORF4 family-associated protein 1, whose product is MRPLDIVELAEPEEVEVLEPEEDFEQFLLPVINEMREDIAALTREHGRAYLRNRSKLWEMDNMLIQIKTQVEASEESALNHLQNPGDGVDGRAAKRCEKAEEKAKEIAKMAEMLVELVRRIERSESDREKRGRF